A genomic window from Agreia sp. COWG includes:
- a CDS encoding GIY-YIG nuclease family protein, which yields MTASVRANACGIVLGGDVALPCLRQVPAGAALNLCAQHLLEAYEAVAGEVGVTDVLPSPCIACGSRLGVRYAFGWLCAVCEWRYGEMPDAEWAPPRVDVVYYIGYGDRVKIGTSSNPRARLAQLSYERLLAFEHGDRSREQRRHAQFATHRIGRGEWFEANDDLSRHIETLSAGVDDPWSLYQRWLSEAIAAATPR from the coding sequence ATGACGGCCAGTGTTCGGGCGAACGCCTGCGGAATCGTGCTGGGCGGCGATGTCGCGCTCCCGTGTCTCCGGCAGGTTCCGGCTGGTGCAGCCCTCAATCTCTGCGCGCAGCACCTGCTCGAGGCCTACGAGGCCGTGGCGGGCGAGGTGGGGGTCACCGACGTTCTGCCCTCCCCCTGCATCGCGTGCGGCTCGCGCCTGGGCGTGCGCTACGCATTCGGCTGGCTCTGCGCCGTGTGCGAGTGGCGCTACGGCGAGATGCCCGATGCCGAGTGGGCGCCTCCTCGGGTCGATGTCGTGTACTACATCGGCTACGGCGACCGCGTGAAGATCGGCACCTCGAGCAACCCCCGGGCGAGGCTCGCCCAGCTCTCGTACGAGCGGCTACTCGCCTTCGAGCACGGCGACCGCTCGCGTGAGCAGCGCCGCCACGCCCAGTTCGCCACTCATCGCATCGGGCGAGGAGAGTGGTTCGAGGCGAACGACGATCTGAGCCGCCACATCGAGACGCTGAGCGCCGGCGTCGACGACCCGTGGAGCCTCTACCAGCGCTGGCTCAGCGAGGCGATCGCGGCGGCAACGCCGCGCTGA
- a CDS encoding LacI family DNA-binding transcriptional regulator has translation MADTPSRRRPTIDDVALAAGVSRGTVSRVLNGGHWVSPDALVAVNAAIKKTGYRINPHARSLATSKANSIAFLLTESHERLFEDPNFSVLMRGAAQALAEKDMPLVLLMAGSDAEQRRATDFITAGHVDGVLLVSSHRGRQEFMAELVAARVPAIACGIPLGFERKIGYVSADDAAGARDAVEYLVGEGRRRIATITGPLDTSGGTGRLAGYREQLADDLDETLIEVGDYSRASGAAAMRAILDRAPDIDAVFAGNDLMATGALDVLKASGRRVPTDVALVGFDDSPVALSTDPTLTTMRQPFERISHEMVRLLLQVIDGQPAAAITLPTELVKRESA, from the coding sequence GTGGCAGATACCCCCTCTCGGCGCAGGCCCACGATTGACGACGTCGCACTCGCCGCCGGGGTGTCGAGGGGAACGGTGTCGCGGGTGCTCAACGGCGGGCACTGGGTATCTCCAGATGCTCTGGTCGCCGTCAATGCGGCGATCAAGAAGACCGGCTACCGCATCAACCCGCACGCCCGCAGCCTCGCCACGTCGAAGGCCAATTCCATCGCCTTCCTGCTCACCGAGTCGCACGAGCGCCTGTTCGAAGACCCGAACTTCTCCGTGCTCATGCGCGGCGCCGCCCAGGCGCTCGCCGAGAAGGACATGCCCCTCGTTCTGCTGATGGCGGGGTCGGATGCGGAACAGCGCCGCGCCACCGACTTCATCACCGCCGGCCACGTCGACGGAGTGCTGCTGGTCTCCTCCCACCGCGGCCGGCAGGAGTTCATGGCCGAGCTCGTCGCGGCCCGCGTTCCGGCCATCGCGTGCGGCATTCCGCTCGGCTTCGAGCGCAAGATCGGCTACGTATCGGCAGACGACGCGGCCGGTGCCCGCGACGCCGTGGAGTACCTGGTGGGCGAGGGGCGTCGCCGCATCGCCACCATCACCGGCCCGCTCGACACCTCGGGTGGCACCGGCCGGCTCGCCGGCTACCGCGAGCAGCTGGCAGACGATCTCGATGAGACGCTCATCGAGGTCGGCGACTACAGTCGGGCCAGTGGCGCCGCCGCCATGCGCGCGATCCTCGACCGGGCTCCCGACATCGATGCCGTCTTCGCGGGCAACGACCTCATGGCGACGGGTGCGCTCGACGTGCTCAAGGCATCCGGACGCCGTGTGCCGACCGATGTGGCCCTCGTCGGCTTCGACGATTCGCCGGTGGCCCTCTCGACCGATCCGACCCTCACGACGATGCGCCAGCCGTTCGAGCGCATCAGCCACGAGATGGTGCGGCTGCTGCTGCAGGTCATCGACGGGCAGCCCGCCGCGGCCATCACCCTGCCGACTGAGTTGGTGAAGAGGGAGTCGGCGTAG
- a CDS encoding Gfo/Idh/MocA family protein gives MPDSSKLRIGILGAAGIAPNAIIIPARRRDDVEIVAVASRSASGASAYASEHTIPRAYGDYAALLADADIDLVYVALPPSQHARWSIAALEAGKNVLCEKPFAMSGDEAQRMTTAAADTGLRLIEAFHDRYHPLSTEVDGIVASGRLGEITSIHGDFSASIAFDPASIRHDPAVGGGSLMDLGCYPVHWVRAAMNTEPEIMDATGTVNSLGADLSMDASLRFASGATGRISCTMVDGTALNSSLDIVGTLGTLHVDNMVFPSKGHTLSETRDGVTRNWTVGGLETYDHQLKAVVTALESGERLPTEGIDSIANMRAIDAIYAAAGFDRSF, from the coding sequence ATGCCTGATAGCTCGAAACTCAGAATCGGAATCCTCGGTGCGGCAGGAATTGCTCCGAACGCCATCATCATCCCTGCGCGTCGGCGAGACGATGTAGAGATCGTGGCCGTGGCATCCAGAAGCGCGTCGGGTGCGTCGGCCTATGCGAGCGAGCACACGATCCCGCGCGCCTACGGTGACTACGCTGCGCTGCTCGCAGACGCCGACATCGATCTGGTCTACGTGGCTCTGCCACCGTCGCAGCACGCGCGCTGGTCGATAGCCGCGCTCGAGGCCGGCAAGAACGTGCTGTGCGAGAAGCCGTTCGCCATGTCGGGCGACGAGGCCCAGCGTATGACGACCGCGGCAGCCGACACGGGGTTACGCCTGATCGAGGCCTTCCACGACCGCTACCACCCGCTGAGCACCGAGGTCGACGGGATCGTGGCCTCGGGCCGACTCGGCGAGATCACGTCGATACACGGCGACTTCTCCGCATCCATCGCCTTCGACCCCGCCTCGATCAGACACGACCCCGCGGTGGGCGGCGGCTCGCTCATGGATCTCGGCTGCTACCCCGTGCACTGGGTGCGGGCAGCTATGAACACCGAGCCCGAGATTATGGATGCGACGGGCACGGTCAATTCGCTCGGCGCCGACCTCAGCATGGATGCCTCACTGCGGTTCGCCTCGGGAGCGACCGGCCGCATCAGCTGCACGATGGTCGACGGCACCGCGCTGAACTCCTCGCTCGACATCGTCGGCACGCTCGGTACGCTGCACGTCGACAATATGGTCTTTCCGTCGAAGGGCCACACGCTGAGCGAGACGCGAGACGGCGTCACCCGCAACTGGACCGTCGGCGGCCTCGAGACCTACGACCACCAGCTCAAGGCTGTGGTGACGGCGCTCGAGAGCGGCGAGCGGTTGCCCACCGAGGGCATCGACTCGATCGCGAACATGCGGGCCATCGACGCCATCTACGCCGCGGCCGGATTCGACCGCTCGTTCTGA
- a CDS encoding SDR family oxidoreductase produces the protein MTAPDVTVPDAFSATLDAVATAGLGSSHVFITGGTGFVGQAIVERLLSSHPQTTISLLIRTKGSTSAEDRLRNLLRKPVFGPWRERVGEAEVERAISERLRVIQGDLGNVPALPADLDVVIHSASTVSFDPPIDQAFETNLGGAIALYTALAESGGDPHVVHVSTAYVGGLRKGIVPEGRLKHDVDWRAELAAARDARVRVEMASRQPETLRTFMSDARAVHGKEGPQSVATVAESKRVEWVRERLVDYGRSRAQSLGWTDVYTLTKSFAERAAEELWHAAGHRLSVVRPAIIESALRHPYPGWIDGFKVADPLVLAYARGNLAQFPALPDTVLDVIPVDYVVNVILAVAANPPAAEPEYYHVSSGARNPLPIHRMFTNMNEFFTANPLPHESDGHIEVPYWTFPGSRKVDRVLHRQEVWNGRLETALERLPSTERTRAHVKKALKRRDDLENLRTFVELYRAYVQTEIIFDDRNTRALHEALPVELRDDIGFDVTAIDWETYLQKVHFPAITAMTRAFALRPAASERVAKALPQRSDVLAVFDFEGTVVDSNIVEQYLWVRSAGFRKAAWPSEVASLLASLPGYLKAEHRDRGEFIRAFLRRYSGMPVQRLRKVVAGGYRETLLRHTMPAAVARIEQHRAAGHRTVLVTGSIGILASPLASLFDDVVAGSMHERDGILTGYLAQPPLVDEARAAWLRRYAETHNMDLSKSYGYGDSHADLVWLQLLGNPTAINPDTNLSREALRRRWSIHNWKRGPRGAVALPRFSKGSGE, from the coding sequence GTGACCGCGCCCGACGTGACCGTGCCAGACGCCTTCTCGGCCACGCTCGACGCCGTCGCCACCGCCGGCCTCGGCTCCTCCCACGTATTCATCACGGGCGGCACCGGCTTCGTGGGTCAGGCGATCGTGGAGCGGCTGCTGTCATCGCATCCGCAGACGACCATCTCGCTGCTCATCAGAACCAAGGGCAGCACCTCGGCAGAGGATCGTCTGCGCAATCTTCTGCGCAAGCCCGTGTTCGGCCCGTGGCGCGAGCGGGTCGGCGAGGCCGAGGTCGAGCGCGCGATCTCCGAGCGCCTTCGCGTGATCCAGGGAGACCTCGGCAATGTCCCCGCCCTGCCGGCCGACCTCGACGTCGTGATCCACAGCGCGTCGACCGTGTCGTTCGACCCGCCGATCGACCAGGCCTTCGAAACGAATCTCGGCGGCGCGATCGCCCTTTACACGGCCCTGGCCGAATCCGGCGGCGACCCCCACGTGGTGCATGTGTCGACCGCGTACGTGGGTGGCCTTCGTAAGGGAATCGTGCCAGAGGGAAGGCTCAAGCACGACGTCGACTGGCGAGCAGAACTCGCGGCGGCGAGGGATGCCCGGGTGCGGGTCGAGATGGCATCGCGGCAACCCGAGACGCTGCGCACCTTCATGTCGGATGCGCGGGCTGTCCACGGCAAGGAGGGCCCCCAGTCGGTGGCCACCGTCGCCGAGTCGAAGCGCGTCGAGTGGGTGCGCGAGCGCCTCGTCGACTACGGCCGCAGCCGCGCCCAGAGCCTCGGCTGGACCGATGTCTACACGCTCACCAAGTCGTTCGCCGAGCGCGCCGCCGAAGAGCTCTGGCATGCGGCCGGACACCGGCTCTCGGTCGTGCGCCCGGCGATCATCGAGAGCGCCCTCAGGCACCCGTATCCGGGCTGGATCGATGGCTTCAAGGTGGCCGACCCCCTGGTTCTCGCCTACGCGCGAGGCAACCTCGCGCAGTTCCCCGCCCTGCCCGACACCGTGCTCGACGTGATTCCCGTCGACTACGTGGTGAACGTCATCCTGGCCGTGGCCGCCAACCCGCCCGCCGCAGAGCCCGAGTATTACCACGTGAGCTCGGGTGCGCGGAATCCGCTGCCGATCCACCGCATGTTCACGAACATGAACGAGTTCTTCACCGCCAACCCGCTGCCGCACGAGAGCGACGGCCACATCGAGGTTCCGTACTGGACCTTCCCCGGCAGCCGCAAGGTCGACCGCGTGCTGCACCGCCAGGAGGTGTGGAACGGTCGCCTCGAGACGGCCCTCGAGCGCCTGCCTTCCACCGAGCGCACGCGGGCACACGTGAAGAAGGCGCTGAAACGGCGCGATGACCTCGAGAACCTGCGCACGTTCGTGGAGCTGTACCGCGCCTACGTGCAGACCGAGATCATCTTCGACGACCGCAACACCCGCGCGCTGCACGAGGCCCTGCCTGTGGAGCTCCGCGACGACATCGGCTTCGACGTCACCGCCATCGACTGGGAGACCTACCTGCAGAAGGTGCACTTCCCGGCCATCACCGCCATGACCCGTGCGTTCGCGCTGCGCCCCGCAGCCTCCGAGCGCGTGGCCAAGGCCCTGCCCCAACGCAGCGATGTGCTCGCCGTCTTCGACTTCGAGGGCACGGTGGTCGACTCGAACATCGTGGAGCAGTACCTCTGGGTGCGCTCGGCCGGCTTCCGAAAGGCGGCGTGGCCCAGCGAGGTCGCCAGCCTCCTGGCCTCGCTCCCCGGCTATCTGAAGGCCGAGCACCGCGACAGGGGCGAGTTCATCCGTGCCTTCCTTCGTCGCTACAGCGGCATGCCCGTGCAACGCCTCAGAAAGGTCGTCGCCGGCGGCTATCGCGAGACGCTCCTGCGACACACCATGCCCGCCGCCGTGGCGCGCATCGAGCAGCACCGCGCCGCCGGACATCGCACCGTTCTCGTGACCGGATCCATCGGCATCCTCGCCTCGCCGCTGGCGAGCCTGTTCGATGACGTCGTCGCCGGTTCGATGCATGAGCGCGATGGAATACTCACGGGCTATCTCGCGCAGCCTCCGCTGGTCGACGAGGCGCGCGCAGCGTGGCTGCGTCGCTACGCCGAGACGCACAACATGGATCTGTCGAAGTCGTACGGCTACGGCGACAGCCACGCCGATCTGGTGTGGCTGCAGCTTCTCGGCAACCCCACCGCGATCAACCCCGACACCAATCTCTCGCGCGAGGCGCTCCGAAGAAGATGGAGCATTCACAACTGGAAGCGCGGCCCCCGCGGGGCCGTCGCCCTGCCCCGATTCTCGAAGGGATCCGGAGAGTAA
- a CDS encoding ferritin-like domain-containing protein produces the protein MAFDVDKYTATSVSVNWDDLDLERFREHPLPEGSLRTLRYMADVEYHTVCYTRDLLTTPSHKEAEMGAFMTMWNREEFWHGEALATVLGIHGIVVDFDELKAKRLKLGWRDKLDPIKQSVIGKVVGADFVAVHMAWGAANEWSAITAYNRMAALEEDPVLAELLKRIAKQEARHVAFYTSQARERLAKSTKAQKFARFALSNFWAPVGSSIMEKNEVKHVMGHLMGGVEGRKAARKIDTAISGLPGLEGLTIVDDSLNALGV, from the coding sequence ATGGCATTCGACGTAGACAAATACACCGCCACTTCAGTGAGCGTGAACTGGGACGATCTCGATCTCGAGCGATTCCGCGAACACCCACTCCCCGAGGGCTCCCTTCGCACCCTGCGCTACATGGCCGACGTGGAATATCACACGGTCTGCTACACGCGTGACCTGCTCACCACTCCCTCGCACAAAGAGGCCGAGATGGGCGCGTTCATGACCATGTGGAACCGCGAGGAGTTCTGGCACGGCGAGGCCTTGGCCACCGTCCTCGGCATCCACGGCATCGTCGTCGACTTCGACGAGCTGAAGGCCAAACGGCTCAAGCTCGGCTGGCGCGACAAGCTCGACCCCATCAAGCAGTCCGTGATCGGCAAGGTCGTCGGCGCCGACTTCGTGGCCGTGCACATGGCCTGGGGCGCGGCGAACGAGTGGTCGGCCATCACCGCGTACAACCGCATGGCGGCGCTCGAAGAAGACCCGGTCTTGGCTGAGCTCCTCAAGCGCATCGCGAAGCAGGAGGCCCGCCACGTTGCCTTCTACACCTCACAGGCACGCGAGCGCCTCGCCAAGAGCACAAAGGCGCAGAAGTTCGCGCGCTTCGCCCTGAGCAACTTCTGGGCTCCCGTCGGCTCCAGCATCATGGAGAAGAACGAGGTCAAGCACGTGATGGGTCACCTCATGGGTGGCGTCGAGGGTCGCAAGGCTGCCCGCAAGATCGACACGGCCATCAGCGGCCTGCCCGGTCTCGAGGGACTCACCATCGTCGATGACTCCCTCAACGCGCTCGGGGTCTGA
- a CDS encoding carbohydrate ABC transporter permease — translation MTTITRATSRKASVTTRPKASGPLGRTGRDKVRVSPLSTGILLVGAIYCLFPVFWVLMASTKSGAELFSTFTLAPSTHLWDNIVELTQYRDGLYWRWMLNTALYAGVGAVLSTYVSAISGYVLAKFTFPGKSMVFRILLMGVLVPGVILAIPQYFLMAQVGLTNTYWAVLLPQIISPYGIYLARIYSAASVPTEVIEAARTEGASEMGIFSRIALPMMLPGLVTIFLFQFVAVWNNFMLPYIMLGSDTLFPITVGLNGLLNQGASAPSLYTLVITGALLSIIPLIALFLVLQRFWKVDLAAGAVKA, via the coding sequence ATGACCACCATCACCCGCGCGACATCCCGCAAGGCATCCGTCACCACGCGACCCAAGGCATCCGGCCCCCTCGGCAGGACCGGGCGCGACAAGGTGCGCGTCAGCCCGCTGTCGACCGGCATCCTTCTCGTCGGTGCCATCTACTGCCTGTTCCCTGTCTTCTGGGTGCTCATGGCGTCGACCAAGAGCGGCGCCGAGCTGTTCTCCACCTTCACCCTGGCTCCGAGTACGCACCTCTGGGACAACATCGTGGAGCTCACGCAGTATCGCGACGGCCTCTATTGGCGCTGGATGCTCAACACGGCCCTCTACGCCGGCGTCGGCGCTGTGCTCTCCACCTACGTCTCCGCCATCTCGGGCTACGTGCTCGCGAAGTTCACCTTCCCCGGAAAGAGCATGGTATTCCGCATCCTGCTCATGGGGGTGCTGGTGCCCGGCGTCATCCTGGCCATTCCCCAGTACTTCCTCATGGCGCAGGTCGGCCTGACCAACACCTACTGGGCTGTGCTGCTGCCGCAGATCATCAGCCCCTACGGCATCTATCTGGCCCGCATCTATTCGGCCGCCTCCGTGCCCACCGAGGTGATCGAGGCCGCCCGCACCGAGGGGGCCAGCGAGATGGGCATCTTCAGCCGTATCGCTCTTCCGATGATGCTGCCGGGACTGGTCACGATCTTCCTGTTCCAGTTCGTGGCGGTCTGGAACAACTTCATGCTGCCGTACATCATGCTGGGTTCCGACACGCTCTTTCCCATCACCGTGGGGCTGAACGGCTTGCTGAACCAAGGGGCGTCCGCACCGTCGCTGTACACGCTGGTGATCACGGGTGCGCTGCTGTCGATCATTCCGCTCATCGCGCTGTTCCTGGTGCTGCAGAGATTCTGGAAGGTCGACCTCGCGGCCGGCGCAGTCAAGGCGTGA